The following coding sequences lie in one Chelonoidis abingdonii isolate Lonesome George chromosome 6, CheloAbing_2.0, whole genome shotgun sequence genomic window:
- the SHLD3 gene encoding shieldin complex subunit 3: MEVVLHYRPFQNDLTKLQKLAEETLKEFPIRQLPRFVPWFPNVSHKLPLKPKRQPPIISCEKAEEVKQLVAASEPFIGQYYDCTVDLLEFQSNLKTGQRLLQMQTVHAQINSSNLEEQSANEKPKLRRSWSISVPSPKLKEKILPLSRELQSNLERMKLHAFYRAKWTIEQSICNNQTLEDIWIKLNTMIKHNELPSCNATIQRCVDQIWVFCDILYSEYVGNLLKERLNLTGRMNLLVHKYGVIFSL, translated from the coding sequence ATGGAAGTAGTTTTACACTATCGACCATTCCAGAATGACCTCACAAAACTGCAGAAACTTGCAGAAGAAACACTGAAGGAGTTTCCTATTCGGCAACTACCAAGGTTTGTTCCCTGGTTTCCAAATGTTTCACACAAACTTCCTCTCAAGCCTAAAAGACAACCACCTATTATTTCTTGTGAGAAAGCAGAAGAAGTGAAACAACTTGTTGCAGCTTCAGAACCTTTTATTGGGCAATATTATGACTGCACAGTGGACCTTCTGGAGTTTCAGTCTAATTTGAAAACTGGTCAACGTTTACTTCAGATGCAAACGGTGCATGCACAAATTAATTCAAGCAATCTGGAAGAACAATCGGCAAACGAAAAACCAAAATTGAGAAGGTCTTGGAGTATCTCTGTCCCTAGTCCtaaacttaaagaaaaaattctTCCTTTATCTAGAGAACTGCAGAGTAATTTAGAAAGAATGAAGCTACATGCATTTTATAGAGCAAAGTGGACAATTGAGCAATCTATTTGTAATAATCAAACTCTAGAGGACATTTGGATAAAATTGAACACAATGATCAAACACAATGAATTGCCATCTTGCAATGCTACAATCCAAAGATGTGTAGACCAGATATGGGTTTTCTGTGACATATTATATAGTGAATATGTTGGCAATCTTCTTAAAGAAAGATTAAATCTTACTGGGAGAATGAACTTGCTTGTACATAAATACGGAGTTATATTTAGTTTGTAA